Proteins from one Salmo salar chromosome ssa07, Ssal_v3.1, whole genome shotgun sequence genomic window:
- the LOC106609317 gene encoding uncharacterized protein isoform X1, producing the protein MGEDVGGWGSQGLSGFRPFSLDHFDDYQKHFTVMNYGEGVQLKQVHYDEFIPMFEKQYPWKVVEVSPILFLFPFCSRTRPPCLTSPSVPPGEPVICESGEVQVPSFYPLLSGLCHR; encoded by the exons ATGGGTGAGGACGTTGGGGGATGGGGCTCACAAGGTTTAAGTGGGTTTAG GCCTTTCTCTCTGGACCACTTTGATGACTACCAGAAGCACTTCACTGTCATGAACTATGGAGAGGGGGTCCAGCTCAAACAG GTTCACTACGATGAATTCATACCCATGTTTGAAAAGCAGTATCCATGGAAAGTGGTTGAG GTGTCGCCCATCCTGTTTCTTTTCCCGTTCTGCTCAAGAACACGTCCTCCATGTTTGACAAGTCCTTCagtgcctcctggagaaccagttaTTTGTGAAAGCGGAGAAGTGCAAGTTCCATCGTTCTACCCTCTCCTTTCTGGGCTATGTCATCGCTGA
- the LOC106609317 gene encoding tubulin--tyrosine ligase-like protein 12 isoform X2, producing the protein MGEDVGGWGSQGLSGFRPFSLDHFDDYQKHFTVMNYGEGVQLKQVHYDEFIPMFEKQYPWKVVEAHPSAPCHRWPPGLHGETPPACSTAGQGFPTPG; encoded by the exons ATGGGTGAGGACGTTGGGGGATGGGGCTCACAAGGTTTAAGTGGGTTTAG GCCTTTCTCTCTGGACCACTTTGATGACTACCAGAAGCACTTCACTGTCATGAACTATGGAGAGGGGGTCCAGCTCAAACAG GTTCACTACGATGAATTCATACCCATGTTTGAAAAGCAGTATCCATGGAAAGTGGTTGAG gcccacccctctgCCCCATGTCATCGATGGCCACCCGGCCTACACGGTGAGACGCCTCCCGCATGTTCGACcgcggggcaggggtttccaacacctggttga
- the LOC106609320 gene encoding patatin-like phospholipase domain-containing protein 2 — MFDLTKEWNLSFAGCGFLGIYHIGVASCLLEQAPYLIKGATKIYGASAGALTASVLASQASIAKCCEDVIETAKEARKRNLGPLHPSFNLVKVIRSGLERDLPADAHTLASGRLCVSLTRVSDGQNVIVSEFKSKEELIQALLCSCFIPIYCGLIPPSFQGVRYVDGGISDNLPQSELKNTISISPFSGESDICPRDTSFNFHELRFTNTSIQINLGNMYRLSKALFPPEPKVMAEICQSGYKDALRFLEENHLLKLECPTAGPNPSEAIHTCCCKPIAMETTKDWMLRRLRLLRKRHWWLDEQIVDNLPTQIKKVFCEACQQKPGLYAKVSDMLPVRVASYMLLPCTLPVVSAYSVGKRFVEWIPEVPADMRWLAGVAGDVAGSVYRHAWRGSPADITSDGSLRNCMSLPPPLESDGHRERNGHLARFALSALDLQSQYWNIPTAPSSDCPTSPLMPSPSPRQICFFVGSQDETD, encoded by the exons ATGTTCGACCTAACGAAGGAATGGAATCTGTCATTCGCCGGCTGCGGGTTCCTGGGGATCTATCACATCGGAGTGGCCAGCTGCCTGTTGGAACAAGCGCCCTATCTCATCAAAGGTGCCACCAAGATTTACGGGGCTTCGGCCGGTGCCCTAACCGCCTCGGTGCTCGCCAGCCAGGCATCCATAG CTAAGTGCTGTGAGGATGTGATTGAGACGGCCAAGGAGGCCCGGAAGCGTAACCTGggtcccctccacccctccttcaacCTGGTCAAGGTCATCAGGTCGGGCCTGGAGCGTGACCTGCCCGCCGACGCTCACACACTCGCCTCCGGGAggctgtgtgtgtcactcactcGCGTGTCTGATGGACAAAACGTCATCGTGTCCGAGTTCAAGTCCAAGGAGGAGCTCATCCAG GCACTGCTGTGTAGCTGTTTCATCCCCATATACTGTGGCCTGATCCCCCCATCCTTCCAAGGAGTA cgTTATGTGGATGGGGGGATCAGTGACAACCTTCCACAGTcagagctgaagaacaccatcagcATCTCTCCGTTCTCGGGCGAAAGCGACATCTGTCCCCGGGACACCTCCTTCAACTTCCACGAGCTTCGTTTCACCAACACCTCCATCCAGATTAACCTGGGCAATATGTACCGCCTCAGCAAAGCCCTGTTTCCCCCAGAACCCAAG GTCATGGCAGAGATATGTCAGAGTGGCTACAAGGACGCCCTTCGCTTTCTTGAGGAGAACC ATCTGCTGAAGCTGGAGTGTCCGACTGCCGGCCCCAACCCATCAGAAGCCATACACACCTGCTGCTGCAAGCCCATCGCCATGGAAACCACTAAGGACTGGATGCTCCGGCGGCTCCGCCTCCTGAGGAAGCGGCACTGGTGGCTGGACGAGCAGATTGTTGACAACCTGCCGACCCAAATCAAAAAAG TGTTCTGTGAGGCGTGCCAGCAGAAGCCTGGTCTGTATGCTAAGGTGTCTGATATGCTACCGGTCAGAGTGGCCTCCTACATGCTCCTGCCCTGCACACTACCTGtggtatcagcctactcagtggGCAAGAG GTTTGTGGAATGGATCCCAGAGGTGCCTGCAGACATGCGTTGGCTAGCTGGGGTGGCTGGGGATGTGGCTGGGAGCGTGTACAGACATGCCTGGAGAGGATCGCCAGCAGACATAACCAG tGATGGTTCCCTGAGGAATTGCATGAGCCTGCCCCCACCCCTGGAAAGTGACGGACACAGGGAGAGAAACGGTCACCTCGCCAGGTTCGCTCTCTCTGCTCTTGACCTCCAAAGCCAATACTGGAACATCCCCACCGCCCCCTCTTCCGACTGCCCCACCAGCCCCCTCATGCCCAGCCCCTCCCCACGACAGATCTGCTTCTTTGTTGGCTCGCAGGACGAGACTGACTGA